The following are from one region of the Vitis riparia cultivar Riparia Gloire de Montpellier isolate 1030 chromosome 14, EGFV_Vit.rip_1.0, whole genome shotgun sequence genome:
- the LOC117929950 gene encoding MDIS1-interacting receptor like kinase 2-like, with product MVSSIIISTAVVVVTITSTMMIMLFPLANAISSPSSSTDEAEALRSTGWWNSTSAHCHWDGVSCNNAGRVTRIALYGSGKELGELSKFEFSSFPSLVELSLSDCGLNGSIPHQIGTLTQLTLLYLSSNNLTGELPLSLANLTQLEVLSFYSNRLRGSILPEIGKMKNLTVLDLGNNNLTGVIPSSFGNLTTLTHFYLDGNQISGFIPPQIEKMKNLKSFYLSYNRLHGSIPPEIGKLKNLNILNLVIK from the exons ATGGTGTCCTCCATTATTATTTCTACAGCAGTGGTGGTAGTTACCATCACCAGTACCATGATGATAATGTTATTCCCCCTTGCCAATGCGATATCATCACCATCTTCATCAACTGATGAGGCAGAGGCTCTGCGCAGCACCGGTTGGTGGAATTCTACCTCTGCTCATTGCCACTGGGATGGTGTATCTTGCAATAATGCCGGAAGAGTGACTCGAATCGCCCTTTACGGTTCAGGAAAAGAATTGGGTGAGCTTAGCAAATTCGAGTTTTCTTCATTTCCCAGCCTGGTTGAGCTCTCCCTTTCTGACTGTGGACTCAATGGTAGCATCCCACACCAAATAGGTACTCTTACTCAACTCACCCTACTATATCTCTCTTCAAACAATCTTACAGGTGAGCTACCTCTTTCCTTGGCTAACCTCACTCAGTTGGAGGTCCTTTCCTTTTATTCTAATCGACTACGTGGTTCAATTCTTCCTGAAATtgggaaaatgaagaatttgacTGTTTTGGATTTGGGTAATAACAATCTTACTGGTGTCATCCCTTCATCTTTTGGTAATCTTACCACTCTGACTCATTTTTATCTTGATGGTAATCAAATAAGTGGTTTTATCCCTCCtcaaattgagaaaatgaagaatctgAAGTCGTTCTATCTTTCTTATAACCGACTACATGGTTCAATTCCTCCTGAAATTGggaaattgaagaatttgaatattttgaatttgG TAATCAAATAA
- the LOC117931130 gene encoding MDIS1-interacting receptor like kinase 2-like, whose amino-acid sequence MKNLNRLNLGYNNLIGVIPSSFGNLTNLTFLTLRGNQISGFIPPEIGYLTDLTYLDLSANQINGFIPEEIVNLKKLSHLDMSNNLISGKIPSQLGNLKEVEYFNLSYNNLSGTIPHSISNNYMWTSIDLSHNQLEGQSTTPHEAFGHDKGLCGGIKGLSHCKKRHQIVLIVVISLSATLLLSVTALGFLFHKQKIRKNQLLKTTKAKNGDLFSIWDYDGTIAYDDIIQATEDFDIKYCIGTGGYGSVYRAQLPSGKVVALKKLHSWEREDPTYLKSFENEVQMLSTIQHRNIVKLHGFCLHNRCMFLVYKYMEKGSLYCMLRDEVEVMELDWIKRVNVVKSIASALSYMHHDYVMPIIHRDISSSNILLDSKLEACVSDFGTARLLDPDSSNQTLLVGTYGYIAPELAYTMVVTEKCDVYSFGMVALETMMGMHPGELVTSLSSSSTQSTTLKDVLDSRLSSPKSTRVANNVALIVSLALKCLHSNPHFRPSMQEVSLKLVSTKSFPQPISAISLLQLKNEVI is encoded by the exons ATGAAGAATCTGAATCGTTTGAATCTGGGTTATAACAACCTTATTGGTGTCATCCCTTCATCTTTTGGCAATCTTACCAATCTAACTTTTCTTACTCTTAGAGGTAATCAAATCAGTGGTTTTATCCCTCCTGAAATTGGGTATCTTACAGATTTAACATATCTAGATCTCAGTGCGAATCAAATCAATGGTTTCATCCCTGAAGAAATAgtgaatttgaagaaattgagTCATCTAGACATGAGTAATAACTTAATAAGTGGAAAGATACCTTCACAGTTGGGAAATTTGAAAGAAGTAGAATACTTCAATCTCTCCTACAATAATCTCTCTGGCACAATTCCTCATTCTATTTCTAATAACTACATGTGGACGTCAATTGATTTATCACACAATCAGTTGGAGGGTCAGTCCACAACTCCACATGAGGCATTTGGCCACGACAAAGGTTTATGTGGTGGAATCAAAGGTTTGTCGCATTGTAAGAAAAGACACCAAATCGTTCTCATCGTTGTTATTTCTTTATCTGCAACCTTGTTGCTTTCAGTTACAGCCCTTGGGTTTCTCTTCCATAaacaaaagataagaaaaaatcaattattgaaGACAACAAAGGCAAAAAATGGAGATTTGTTTTCCATATGGGACTATGATGGTACGATTGCATATGATGACATCATCCAAGCCACTGAAGATTTTGACATCAAATACTGTATAGGCACCGGAGGCTATGGGAGTGTTTACAGAGCACAACTGCCTAGCGGAAAAGTGGTTGCCTTAAAAAAACTTCATAGTTGGGAAAGAGAGGATCCAACTTACCTGAAAAGCTTTGAAAATGAAGTTCAAATGTTATCAACAATACAACATCGTAATATTGTGAAACTTCATGGCTTTTGTCTACATAACAGATGCATGTTTCTCGTTTACAAATATATGGAAAAAGGAAGCTTGTATTGTATGTTGAGGGATGAAGTTGAGGTCATGGAATTGGATTGGATTAAAAGGGTAAATGTTGTTAAAAGCATTGCTAGTGCTTTATCTTACATGCATCATGACTATGTCATGCCCATCATTCATCGAGACATATCAAGTAGCAACATTTTGCTGGATTCTAAGCTTGAAGCTTGTGTATCTGATTTTGGCACTGCAAGACTGTTAGATCCCGACTCATCCAATCAAACCCTTCTTGTAGGCACTTACGGTTATATTGCACCAG AGCTTGCTTATACTATGGTTGTGACTGAAAAATGCGACGTTTATAGCTTTGGGATGGTTGCATTGGAGACAATGATGGGAATGCATCCAGGAGAACTTGTCACCTCATTATCATCTTCATCAACTCAAAGCACAACATTAAAGGATGTATTAGATTCACGCCTTTCATCTCCTAAAAGTACAAGAGTTGCTAATAATGTAGCTCTTATTGTGTCATTGGCGCTCAAATGTCTCCATTCTAATCCACATTTTCGTCCATCCATGCAAGAAGTGTCTTTGAAACTTGTTTCTACAAAGTCATTCCCACAACCCATCAGTGCAATATCACTTTTGCAACTAAAAAACGAAGTTATTTAA
- the LOC117929952 gene encoding MDIS1-interacting receptor like kinase 2-like: MVSSVIISTAVVIVTSSMMMMLFSLAKAISSPSSSTDEAEALRSTGWWNYTSAHCHWDGVYCNNAGRVTRIALYGSGKELGELSKFEFSSFPSLVELNLSACGLNGSIPHQIGTLTQLTVLSLHDNNLTGEIPLSLANLTQLLYLTLCSNPLHGSIPPEIGKMKNLIFLDLGYSNLIGVIPSSFGNLTTLTTLYLDGNQISGFIPPQIGKMKNLKSLLLSHNGLHGPIPPEIGKMKNLNKLNLGYNNLTGVIPSSFGNLTNMNSLSLRGNQISGFIPLEIWYLLNLSYLDLSENQISGFIPEEIVNLKKLSHLDMSNNLISGKIPSQLGNLKEVKYFNLSHNNLSGTIPYSISSNYNRWTLIDLSNNQLEGQTRAPVEAFGHNKGLCGEIKGRPRCKKRHQITLIIVVSLSTTLLLSIAILGFLFHKRRIRKNQLLETTKVKNGDLFSIWDYDGVIAYQDIIQATEDFDIKYCIGTGGYGSVYRAQLPSGKVVALKKLHGWEREDSTYLKSFENEVQMLTRIRHRNIVKLHGFCLHKRCMFLVYKYMEKGSLYCMLRDEVEAVELDWIKRVNVVKSIANALSYMHHDCDLPIIHRDISSNNILLDSKLEAFVSDFGTARLLDNDSSNRTLLVGTYGYIAPELAYTMVVTEKCDIYSFGMVALETMMGMHPGEFVTSLSSSSTQNTTLKDVLDSRLSSPKSTRVANNIALIVSLALKCLHSNPQFRPSMQEVSSKLVSTRSFPQPISAISLLQLKDEVI; the protein is encoded by the exons ATGGTGTCCTCCGTTATTATTTCTACAGCAGTGGTAATAGTTACCAGTAGCATGATGATGATGTTATTCTCCCTTGCCAAAGCAATATCATCACCATCTTCATCAACTGATGAGGCAGAGGCTCTGCGCAGCACCGGTTGGTGGAATTATACCTCTGCTCATTGCCACTGGGATGGTGTATATTGCAATAATGCCGGAAGAGTGACTCGAATCGCCCTTTACGGTTCAGGAAAAGAATTGGGTGAGCTTAGCAAATTCGAGTTTTCTTCATTTCCCAGCCTGGTTGAGCTCAACCTTTCTGCCTGTGGACTCAATGGTAGCATCCCGCACCAAATAGGTACTCTTACTCAACTCACTGTTCTTTCTCTCCATGATAACAATCTTACAGGTGAGATACCTCTGTCCTTGGCTAACCTCACTCAGTTGCTCTACCTCACCCTTTGTTCTAATCCACTACATGGTTCGATTCCTCCTGAAATTGGGAAAATGAAGAATctgatttttttggatttgggTTATAGCAACCTTATTGGTGTCATCCCTTCATCTTTTGGTAATCTTACCACTTTGACTACTCTCTATCTTGATGGTAATCAAATAAGTGGTTTTATCCCTCCTCAAATTGGGAAAATGAAGAATCTGAAGTCGCTTTTACTTTCTCATAATGGACTACATGGTCCAATTCCTCCCGAAATTGGGAAAATGAAGAATCTGAATAAGTTGAATTTGGGTTATAACAACCTTACTGGTGTCATCCCTTCATCTTTTGGTAATCTTACCAATATGAATTCTCTTTCTTTGCGAGGTAATCAAATCAGTGGTTTTATTCCTCTTGAAATTTGGTATCTTttgaatttatcatatttagaTCTCAGTGAGAATCAAATCAGTGGTTTCATCCCCGAAGAAATagtaaatttgaagaaattgagTCATCTAGACATGAGTAATAACTTAATAAGTGGAAAGATACCTTCACAGTTGGgaaatttgaaagaagtaaAATACTTCAATCTCTCCCACAATAACCTCTCTGGCACCATTCCTTATTCTATTTCTAGTAACTACAACAGATGGACATtgattgatttatcaaacaatcaGTTGGAGGGTCAAACTAGAGCTCCGGTAGAGGCATTTGGCCACAACAAAGGTCTATGTGGTGAAATCAAAGGTCGACCACGATGCAAGAAAAGGCACCAAATCACACTCATCATTGTTGTTTCTTTATCTACAACCTTGTTGCTTTCAATTGCAATCCTTGGTTTTCTCTTCCATAAACGAAGGATCAGAAAAAATCAATTACTCGAGACAACAAAGGTGAAAAATGGAGATCTATTTTCCATATGGGACTATGATGGTGTGATTGCTTATCAAGACATCATCCAAGCAACCGAAGATTTTGACATCAAATACTGCATAGGCACGGGAGGCTATGGGAGCGTTTACAGAGCACAACTACCTTCCGGGAAGGTGGTTGCCTTGAAAAAACTTCATGGATGGGAAAGAGAGGATTCGACTTACTTGAAAAGCTTTGAAAATGAAGTTCAAATGCTAACAAGAATACGACATCGTAATATTGTGAAACTTCATGGCTTTTGTCTACATAAGAGATGCATGTTTCTAGTTTACAAATATATGGAGAAAGGAAGCTTGTATTGTATGCTAAGGGATGAAGTTGAGGCTGTGGAATTGGATTGGATTAAGAGGGTGAATGTTGTTAAAAGCATTGCTAATGCTTTATCCTACATGCATCATGACTGTGACTTGCCCATCATTCACCGAGACATATCAAGTAATAACATTCTTTTGGACTCTAAGCTTGAAGCTTTTGTGTCGGATTTTGGCACTGCAAGATTGTTAGATAATGATTCATCCAATCGAACCCTTCTTGTAGGCACTTACGGTTATATTGCACCAG AGCTTGCTTATACTATGGTTGTGACTGAAAAATGTGACATTTATAGCTTTGGGATGGTTGCATTGGAGACGATGATGGGAATGCATCCAGGAGAATTTGTCACCTCATTATCATCTTCATCAACTCAAAACACAACGTTAAAGGATGTATTAGATTCACGTCTTTCATCTCCTAAAAGTACACGAGTTGCTAATAACATAGCTCTTATAGTGTCATTGGCGCTCAAATGTCTCCATTCTAATCCACAATTTCGTCCATCCATGCAAGAAGTGTCTTCGAAACTTGTTTCTACAAGGTCATTCCCACAACCCATCAGTGCAATATCACTTTTGCAGCTAAAAGATGAAGTTATTTAA
- the LOC117929953 gene encoding uncharacterized protein LOC117929953 — translation MIRVLMGCSILSMLFNLDLSLLEVLFVYSIKKVKSNIFSFVASLPSLQLVTNLPDSNKKAAKGQVLVKGVWAGLSEHPDRPFVPNQSLEIPDQDKRGKLVEWVEKASFDRLNKLFEITSAERRCELLLSAQNLRLVVQQPQAYVLNILPRRLPEEVVVGEHFILEDLPFYEGVRKADARTRKALLNNREKKRQEGLLRKAPGGKRTASSPPAGAPAKKKKKLSKKSKGPSVAPDVRMALLAEEAASINQPGSAHPDEVADLPPVTPPTGEMGADSQELPVHEPSPRPLVPVKGPTRRRLRLVRDLKSGLAGRLQGRFTEGIEVSCSSVPEGHPEGDAVEMTEESPAVPALVPAEVPILAPAEVPMLASAEVPPREAQPVENVEGVVPEGESLSNASLGEGPFDDATFIPASPFSYAEMEEKLKQIPSVADAGIPSALMFETVETLVSGLRGMALQRNLLSDLLETAEYTKSFVSQRKNDEEKLRLRVEQAEASSSTAREENKVLREENEVLREENKVLREEVAEAKSREDSMEVRLLEAEDEMALLRREVRHLRTEVSIERRQREELQLRLSTQKEELEGEFAAERGELEAEYQK, via the exons ATGATccgggtgctgatggggtgcaGCATCCTGAGCatgttgtttaatttggacCTCTCATTACTGGAGGTTCTTTTCGTTTACTCGATCAAGAAGGTGAAGAGTAACATCTTCAGCTTCGTCGCCAGCCTTCCATCCCTGCAACTGGTGACAAACCTACCGGATTCGAATAAAAAGGCCGCCAAGGGGCAGGTGCTGGTCAAGGGCGTATGGGCAGGTTTGTCTGAGCATCCGGATAGGCCCTTTGTTCCCAATCAGTCACTGGAGATTCCAG ACCAGGATAAGAGGGGAAAACTGGTGGAGTGGGTGGAGAAGGCTTCGTTCGACCGTTTGAACAAGCTCTTCGAGATAACTTCGGCCGAGCGGAGATGCGAACTGCTTCTTTCTGCGCAGAACCTCCGCTTGGTCGTCCAGCAGCCTCAGGCATACGTGCTGAACATACTTCCCAGGCGGCTGCCTGAAGAAGTGGTAGTCGGGGAGCACTTTATTCTTGAAGACCTTCCTTTCTATGAGGGGGTGCGGAAGGCAGATGCCCGGACACGCAAGGCCCTTCTCAACAATCGGGAGAAGAAAAGACAAGAAGGGCTTCTGCGGAAGGCTCCGGGTGGGAAACGGACTGCGTCCTCTCCACCTGCTGGTGCTCcagcaaaaaagaagaagaagctgagtaAGAAAAGTAAGG GGCCCTCGGTGGCACCAGACGTTCGGATGGCTCTTCTGGCCGAGGAAGCAGCTTCAATAAATCAACCCGGCTCAGCTCACCCGGATGAGGTTGCCGACTTGCCTCCTGTTACACCCCCAACAGGAGAGATGGGGGCAGATAGCCAGGAGTTGCCTGTACATGAGCCAAGCCCTCGTCCTCTTGTGCCTGTGAAGGGGCCAACTAGAAGAAGGTTGCGTCTGGTACGCGACTTGAAGTCTGGCCTCGCTGGGCGGCTTCAGGGCCGGTTCACAGAAGGCATCGAAGTCAGCTGTTCATCCGTCCCGGAGGGTCATCCGGAAGGCGATGCAGTGGAGATGACGGAAGAGAGCCCGGCCGTCCCAGCGCTGGTGCCGGCTGAGGTTCCAATTCTGGCTCCGGCTGAGGTTCCAATGCTGGCGTCGGCTGAGGTTCCACCCAGAGAGGCTCAGCCGGTTGAGAATGTTGAAGGTGTGGTTCCGGAGGGGGAATCACTCTCCAATGCCTCTTTGGGAGAGGGTCCTTTTGATGATGCCACTTTCATCCCTGCTAGCCCTTTTAGTTATGCGGAGATGGAAGAGAAGCTAAAACAGATTCCCTCTGTTGCAGACGCTGGGATACCTTCAGCCCTGATGTTCGAGACAGTAGAGACG CTGGTGAGTGGCCTTCGCGGTATGGCTCTTCAACGCAATCTTCTTTCTGACCTGCTGGAGACTGCTGAGTATACAAAATCTTTTGTGTCTCAgcgaaaaaatgatgaagagaagTTGCGCTTGAGAGTGGAGCAGGCTGAAGCCAGTTCATCTACTGCTCGAGAGGAGAACAAGGTTCTTCGAGAGGAGAACGAAGTTCTTCGAGAGGAGAACAAGGTTCTTCGAGAGGAGGTTGCTGAGGCAAAGAGCCGGGAGGATTCTATGGAAGTTCGCCTGCTTGA
- the LOC117929951 gene encoding LOW QUALITY PROTEIN: formin-like protein 8 (The sequence of the model RefSeq protein was modified relative to this genomic sequence to represent the inferred CDS: deleted 1 base in 1 codon; substituted 1 base at 1 genomic stop codon): MAAVIQPCPLISLFFVSLFSLLHLSACQPNSPRNIETFYPFRPPPNPTNPIPNPRISQLSIPSSKSSSSNAVAKAVAATAATTLVVSGLFFILFQKYTVARGRSQKGKNDPRGGGENVVSHIEFSRFNGNLNGLIVDENGLDVLYWKKLEGDYGKNSFPKQALHNLKDEEKRMSWNGDGRAKSEPIQEIPLLRGKSSTSYDEVQEEVENXIGFLPPPPSSQSSEISLEAVGKTESTIQSSTSLPPPPPILAIPQKPSATPPPSPPIPAKINPIPPPPPSPPIPAKINPIPPPPPSPSPPIPAKINPIPPPPPSPPIAAKINPIPPPPPSPKAGGFTSSSKEASSVTKGMPNGSKLGESSSGYSKAGTGNGRVALKPLHWDKVNTNADHSMVWHKINGGSFSFDGDLMEALFGNVAANGRSPQINHNNPNGASSIQSAQIFILDSRKSQNTAIVLRSLAISRKEILNALIEGQDLNADALEKLTKIAPTKEEESQILAFEGDPTRLADAESFLYHILKAVPSAFNRLSAMFFRSNYDSEILHLRECLQTLELGCKELRTRGLFLKILEAILEAGNRMNAGTSRGNAQAFNLASLQKLSDVKSTDGKTTLLHFVVEEVVRSEGKRCVLNRNRSLSHSSNSNLYSENSASREDREKEYIMIGLPVVGGLSAEFSNVKKVAEMDYNAFGSVCSTLTAHSTEIKQFVAQFANSDGGFLRKMKSFLEAAGEELREVREEQTRVMELLRRTTEYYQPRSSKNKEASPLQLFIIVKDFLGMVDQVCVDIARNLQRRKRTTASLGPSSTKSPPSRIPVKFPNLPPNFMPDKSRNSSSSDSEDEF; encoded by the exons ATGGCTGCTGTGATTCAGCCATGCCCTCTCATCTCCCTGTTTTTTGTCtcccttttttctcttcttcatttatCTGCTTGTCAACCCAATTCCCCTCGGAATATTGAAACTTTCTATCCGTTCCGGCCTCCTCCAAATCCAACAAATCCAATTCCCAATCCTCGAATTTCCCAACTATCAATTCCATCATCAAAGTCATCGTCAAGCAATGCTGTTGCTAAGGCAGTCGCTGCAACAGCAGCCACCACACTAGTTGTCTCCGGGTTGTTCTTCATTCTGTTCCAAAAGTACACGGTTGCACGGGGGAGAAGCCAGAAAGGTAAAAATGATCCACGAGGTGGAGGTGAAAATGTGGTGAGTCACATTGAGTTCTCACGATTCAATGGAAATCTCAATGGGCTGATTGTTGATGAGAATGGTTTGGACGTGCTTTATTGGAAGAAGCTTGAAGGTGATTACGGGAAGAATAGTTTCCCTAAACAGGCTCTACATAATCTGAAGGATGAAGAAAAAAGGATGAGTTGGAATGGAGATGGGAGGGCGAAGTCTGAGCCTATACAAGAAATTCCTTTGCTACGAGGAAAGTCTTCAACTTCCTATGATGAAGTTCAAGAAGAAGTGGAAAAT TGAATTGGTTTTCTGCCCCCCCCTCCTTCGTCACAATCTTCTGAGATTTCTCTTGAGGCTGTGGGAAAAACTGAATCAACAATTCAATCATCCACATCTCTCCCACCCCCACCACCTATATTGGCAATTCCACAGAAGCCAAGTGCTACTCCACCTCCCTCACCACCGATCCCAGCTAAGATAAATCCCataccaccaccacctcccTCACCACCAATCCCAGCTAAGATAAATCCcataccaccaccaccaccatctccCTCACCACCAATCCCAGCTAAGATAAATCCCataccaccaccacctcccTCACCACCAATCGCAGCTAAGATAAATCCCataccaccaccacctcccTCACCTAAGGCGGGTGGTTTTACTTCATCATCAAAAGAAGCATCATCGGTGACCAAAGGGATGCCTAATGGCAGTAAACTAGGAGAGTCTTCATCTGGATATAGCAAGGCAGGGACTGGAAATGGTCGGGTGGCGCTGAAGCCATTGCATTGGGATAAAGTGAACACTAACGCCGATCATTCAATGGTGTGGCACAAAATTAATGGCGGTTCTTTCAG CTTCGATGGTGACCTCATGGAAGCACTGTTTGGAAATGTTGCTGCTAATGGGAGATCTCCTCAGATAAACCATAACAACCCAAATGGTGCCAGCTCAATTCAATCGGCTcagattttcatccttgatagTCGAAAGTCCCAAAACACAGCAATTGTACTCCGATCTTTAGCAATCTCGCGAAAAGAGATCCTCAACGCACTCATTGAGGGCCAAGACCTGAATGCAGATGCGCTTGAAAAGCTTACAAAAATTGCCCCAACTAAAGAAGAAGAATCCCAAATCCTTGCATTCGAGGGAGACCCCACAAGACTGGCTGATGCTGAATCCTTCCTCTACCATATCCTAAAAGCTGTTCCATCAGCATTCAATCGTCTTAGTGCCATGTTTTTCAGATCGAATTATGACTCAGAGATTCTCCATCTCAGGGAATGTTTACAAACACTTGAATTGGGTTGCAAAGAGCTTCGAACTCGTGgacttttcttaaaaattttggaaGCCATACTCGAGGCAGGCAATCGCATGAATGCTGGAACTTCCAGAGGGAATGCCCAAGCTTTTAACCTCGCTTCTCTTCAAAAGCTTTCTGATGTTAAAAGCACTGATGGAAAAACTACGTTACTTCACTTTGTTGTGGAAGAAGTAGTCCGTTCTGAGGGAAAACGTTGTGTTTTGAACCGAAATCGCAGCTTGAGTCACAGCAGCAACAGTAACCTGTATTCTGAGAACTCGGCATCAAGAGAGGATAGAGAAAAGGAATACATAATGATTGGTTTACCAGTGGTAGGAGGCCTAAGTGCTGAATTCTCTAATGTAAAGAAAGTAGCTGAAATGGACTACAATGCCTTTGGTAGCGTATGTTCAACTCTCACAGCCCATTCCACTGAAATCAAGCAATTTGTGGCACAATTTGCCAACAGTGATGGAGGATTTTTGAGGAAGATGAAAAGTTTTCTCGAAGCAGCAGGCGAAGAATTAAGGGAGGTGAGAGAAGAGCAAACAAGGGTAATGGAGCTCTTAAGGAGAACAACAGAATATTATCAACCACGATCTTCAAAGAACAAAGAGGCAAGCCCGcttcaattatttattatagTCAAAGATTTTCTGGGTATGGTTGATCAGGTCTGTGTTGATATTGCTCGAAATCTACAACGGAGGAAAAGAACCACAGCAAGTTTGGGGCCATCATCAACAAAGTCACCACCATCAAGAATTCCAGTGAAGTTCCCAAACTTGCCGCCAAATTTCATGCCAGACAAGTCCAGGAACTCTTCTTCTAGTGATTCAGAAGATGAGTTCTGA